One window of the Peromyscus leucopus breed LL Stock chromosome 17, UCI_PerLeu_2.1, whole genome shotgun sequence genome contains the following:
- the Lamp1 gene encoding lysosome-associated membrane glycoprotein 1, whose protein sequence is MAAPGARRPLLLLLLAGLAHGASALFVVKDSNGTACIMANFSASFRTVYENEQGSQNATFSLPPSAEVLNSNSSCGSENASQPSLTIAFGSGYSLMLSFTRNATRYRVQHMSFTYNLSDTQYFTNASTKGIHSVDSMTDIKADINKTYRCLSAVQILMGNVTVTLHDATIQAYLSNNNFSKEETRCTQDGPSPTTGPPSPSPPPSPSPPLVPTNPTVMKYNVTGENGTCLLASMALQMNITYLKKDNKTVTRAFNISPNDTAHGTCGLHVVTLRVENKNSVLELKFGMNASSSLFFLQEVQLNMTLPDATVPTFTASNHSLRALQATLGNSYKCNTEEHIFVSKAFSLNVFSIQVQAFKVESDRFGSVEECMQDGNNMLIPIAVGGALAGLVLIVLIAYLIGRKRSHAGYQTI, encoded by the exons CAGGCCTTGCCCACGGTGCCTCAGCGTTGTTCGTGGTGAAAGACAGCAATGGCACAGCCTGTATAATGGCCAACTTCTCCGCCTCCTTCCGGACCGTCTACGAGAATGAACAAGGCTCTCAG AACGCTACCTTTTCCCTGCCGCCCTCTGCAGAAGTACTGAACAGTAACAGTTCTTGTGGTAGTGAAAATGCTTCTCAACCCAGCCTCACGATTGCTTTTGGAAGTGGATATTCACTGATGCTCAGCTTCACAAGAAATGCAACACGTTACCGTGTCCAGCACATGTCTTTTACTTACAACTTGTCAGACACACAATATTTCACCAATGCCAGCACCAAGG GGATCCACTCTGTGGACTCCATGACTGACATCAAGGCAGACATCAACAAAACCTACCGATGTTTGAGTGCTGTCCAGATCCTCATGGGCAATGTGACTGTCACACTCCACGATGCCACTATCCAGGCCTACCTGTCAAATAACAACTTCAGCAAGGAAG AGACACGCTGCACACAGGATGGACCTTCTCCAACCACTGGACCACCTAGCCCATCACCGCCGCCCAGCCCCTCGCCACCACTTGTGCCCACAAACCCCACTGTGATGAAATACAATGTGACTGGTGAAAACGGAACCTGCCTGCTTGCCTCTATGGCACTGCAGATGAACATCACCTACTTGAAGAAGGACAACAAG ACTGTGACCAGAGCATTCAACATCAGTCCAAATGACACAGCTCATGGGACCTGCGGTCTCCATGTGGTGACCCTGAGAGTGGAGAACAAGAACAgtgtcctggaactgaagtttggCATG AATGCCAGTTCTAGCCTGTTTTTCCTACAAGAAGTCCAGTTGAACATGACTCTTCCCGATGCCACAG TGCCCACGTTCACCGCCTCCAACCATTCGCTGAGAGCTCTTCAGGCCACGCTCGGGAACTCGTACAAGTGCAACACTGAGGAGCACATCTTCGTCAGCAAGGCGTTTTCCCTTAACGTCTTCAGCATTCAGGTCCAGGCTTtcaaggtggaaagtgataggTTTGGGTCTG TGGAAGAGTGTATGCAGGATGGTAACAACATGCTGATCCCCATTGCCGTTGGCGGAGCCCTGGCAGGGCTGGTCCTCATCGTCCTCATCGCCTACCTCATCGGCAGGAAGAGGAGTCATGCCGGCTACCAGACCATCTAG